Proteins from a genomic interval of Candidatus Nanopelagicales bacterium:
- a CDS encoding sulfotransferase — MGESPRLPSFVIVGTHKGGTSSLLQFMCRHPQVARPARKELHFFDRHFQRGLDWYVAQFPAGRKITDVGEATPLYMYDPVARRRLARTLPHARIIVTLRDPVKRAYSHYWHARRYGKENLSFEAALAAEPERIVGASRRSRASFSYVDRGRYLGQLLDLEQRLGRDALCITSLEQTIADPATEITRVLEHLGLDSSRLKSTTMPRANAYASLTPAQKRRLAKSGRKLPADMSRSYPPMDPETAARLRAQFAEDNEQLREWLGWGSLPWPVGP, encoded by the coding sequence GTGGGTGAATCGCCGCGGCTTCCGAGCTTCGTGATCGTGGGAACCCACAAGGGTGGAACGTCGAGTCTGCTGCAGTTCATGTGCCGACACCCCCAGGTGGCTCGACCGGCGCGCAAGGAACTCCACTTCTTCGACCGCCACTTCCAGCGCGGCCTGGACTGGTACGTGGCGCAGTTCCCGGCAGGGCGCAAGATCACAGACGTCGGTGAAGCCACGCCCTTGTACATGTACGACCCGGTGGCCAGACGGAGATTGGCCCGAACCCTTCCGCACGCCCGGATCATCGTCACGTTGCGGGACCCCGTGAAACGCGCCTACTCGCACTACTGGCACGCGCGCCGATATGGCAAGGAGAACCTGTCTTTCGAAGCCGCGCTCGCGGCCGAACCCGAGCGGATCGTCGGTGCATCGAGGCGCAGCCGAGCGAGCTTCTCGTACGTGGACCGAGGCCGGTATCTGGGCCAACTTCTCGATCTCGAGCAGCGGTTGGGGCGCGATGCCCTCTGCATCACCAGTCTCGAGCAGACCATCGCGGATCCAGCGACCGAGATCACGCGAGTGCTCGAGCATCTCGGGTTGGATTCTTCCCGACTGAAGTCCACGACGATGCCACGGGCCAACGCCTACGCGTCTCTGACGCCCGCTCAGAAGCGACGGCTCGCCAAGTCCGGCCGCAAGCTACCCGCCGACATGAGCCGCAGTTACCCCCCCATGGACCCGGAGACCGCTGCCCGGCTGCGCGCCCAGTTCGCTGAGGACAACGAGCAGTTGCGCGAATGGTTGGGGTGGGGCTCACTGCCCTGGCCCGTCGGTCCTTGA
- a CDS encoding DUF5993 family protein, translated as MDILILVALLVLAVAIQRGARRGLIIGLWVVTVVAVIGLFRFHVTSGLDLSF; from the coding sequence GTGGACATTCTCATCTTGGTGGCTCTGCTGGTGCTCGCGGTTGCCATTCAGCGAGGGGCCCGGCGTGGGCTCATCATCGGTCTGTGGGTGGTGACCGTGGTGGCGGTGATCGGTCTGTTCCGATTCCACGTGACCTCTGGCCTGGATCTGAGCTTCTGA
- a CDS encoding trypsin-like serine protease codes for MLTGVVRGLVGAMALLCALPLVAAGDMGLESPSRDADIRVVNGEVAAITDAPWQVGLLSAAVADDYTAQFCGGSIVHPEWVVTAAHCVDSASAPQVQVLTGKSSLAATAGDSGPRVNVAAIYVHPLWNATVFSHDVAVLRLESPLTLDGVNRASIALPRSQDAMWPTAGTPALITGWGSLSFGGPYPTELHKATVDVLTGPADPMCGNYSTSEYLNSVMLCGGTVASPVKDTCQGDSGGPFAINVGGSWLLAGITSWGNGCAQEGYPGVYSRVTALTSWIDDYVPFSTPDAVTNLSAEPGDRRATVTFTAPANPGMSPVTGYEYSVAGGSWTTAGTAASPVTVSGLVNGTAVDIRLRAGNAQGPGAASAPVSVTPRTTPGPPTGLAAVPGNRLASVSFTAPADNGGSSITDYEYSIDNGGWVSAGSTSAPMTIPGLTNGSSYSLRIRAVNAAGAGTASVPVAVTLSPDPPPPAAPSVPRNVTAASGDRRITVGFTPPADDGGSPITDYQYMLNGSNWVSAATTGSPITLSGLRNGTAVKVKLRAVNAVGPGQESSSVTATPFGRPGKPGTVRGSRMGRAKVNLRWRSASSNGATVTYTVQVRRKRTWSTVAKTTRIRWTGKVPGAQHLRPLVMRVGTRNAAGSGPHSATVRIR; via the coding sequence ATGCTGACGGGAGTCGTACGGGGGCTCGTGGGTGCGATGGCGCTGCTCTGCGCCCTGCCGTTGGTCGCAGCGGGCGATATGGGCCTCGAGTCGCCCTCACGAGACGCCGATATCCGCGTCGTCAACGGCGAAGTGGCGGCAATCACCGACGCTCCGTGGCAGGTCGGCCTCCTGAGCGCGGCCGTCGCGGATGATTACACGGCTCAGTTCTGCGGTGGCTCCATCGTTCACCCCGAGTGGGTGGTCACGGCGGCGCACTGCGTGGATTCCGCGTCCGCGCCCCAGGTCCAAGTCCTGACCGGCAAGAGTTCCCTTGCTGCCACGGCCGGTGACTCCGGCCCCCGCGTGAACGTTGCGGCCATCTATGTCCATCCTCTGTGGAATGCCACGGTGTTCTCCCACGACGTCGCCGTGCTGCGCCTGGAGTCGCCGCTGACTTTGGATGGCGTCAACAGAGCCTCGATCGCGCTGCCTCGTTCGCAGGACGCCATGTGGCCGACGGCAGGAACGCCGGCCCTGATAACGGGTTGGGGCTCGCTGTCGTTCGGAGGCCCGTATCCCACGGAACTTCACAAGGCCACCGTGGACGTGCTCACGGGACCGGCGGATCCGATGTGCGGCAACTACTCGACCTCCGAGTATCTGAACTCCGTCATGCTGTGCGGGGGCACCGTCGCCAGTCCGGTCAAGGACACCTGTCAGGGTGACAGTGGTGGTCCGTTCGCCATCAATGTCGGCGGATCGTGGCTTCTGGCGGGCATCACGAGTTGGGGCAATGGCTGCGCTCAGGAGGGGTATCCGGGGGTGTACTCCCGTGTCACGGCACTCACATCCTGGATCGACGACTACGTGCCGTTCTCCACGCCCGACGCCGTCACGAATCTGAGCGCGGAACCTGGCGATCGCCGCGCCACTGTGACGTTCACGGCGCCGGCGAATCCCGGTATGAGCCCAGTCACGGGATACGAGTACTCCGTCGCCGGTGGCAGTTGGACGACAGCCGGCACCGCCGCTTCACCGGTCACTGTCTCCGGACTGGTGAACGGTACCGCTGTGGACATCCGGTTGCGGGCCGGCAACGCCCAGGGTCCAGGTGCCGCTTCAGCCCCGGTGTCTGTGACCCCCCGCACCACACCTGGACCTCCCACCGGGCTCGCGGCGGTTCCGGGCAACCGGTTGGCCTCCGTGTCGTTCACGGCACCCGCCGACAACGGCGGCAGTTCCATCACCGATTACGAGTACTCGATCGACAACGGCGGTTGGGTTTCTGCGGGAAGCACGTCGGCCCCAATGACGATTCCTGGACTGACCAACGGCTCGTCCTACTCGTTGCGGATCCGGGCGGTCAACGCTGCCGGGGCAGGTACTGCTTCGGTCCCTGTTGCGGTGACGCTGTCCCCCGATCCACCCCCGCCGGCTGCCCCCTCAGTGCCGAGGAACGTCACCGCTGCCTCGGGGGATCGTCGGATCACCGTCGGATTCACACCGCCAGCCGATGACGGCGGCTCGCCCATCACCGACTACCAGTACATGCTGAACGGATCGAACTGGGTTTCCGCGGCCACTACTGGATCGCCCATCACCCTTTCTGGTCTGCGAAACGGGACTGCAGTGAAAGTGAAACTGCGGGCGGTCAATGCCGTTGGCCCAGGGCAAGAGTCCTCGTCCGTGACCGCCACCCCATTCGGTCGGCCCGGCAAGCCGGGTACCGTGCGGGGCTCCAGGATGGGCAGGGCCAAGGTGAACCTGCGCTGGCGTTCCGCGAGCTCGAATGGGGCCACCGTCACTTACACGGTGCAAGTGCGACGTAAGCGGACGTGGTCCACCGTGGCGAAGACCACCCGGATCAGGTGGACAGGCAAAGTTCCGGGCGCCCAGCACCTGCGACCTCTCGTCATGCGGGTGGGAACCCGGAACGCGGCCGGCTCGGGACCCCATTCCGCAACGGTGCGGATTCGCTGA
- a CDS encoding disulfide bond formation protein B — translation MATDSASTPTATKEDSPGVWSAITFWGAVLWILAYCGVLLSAFAVQLIGEEFPCPLCMLQRYAMILCTLGALWIVMQARRNELTAARYAQGLGMGIIGAVVGMVISSRQVLLHILPGDPGYGDPILGLHLYTWALLTFVIVILYCGVALMLTTRAVPRAPREGSVLRTVSTIVIWLFLLVLAANVVGIVLLEGFAWVLPDDPDSYNLIDQLAGS, via the coding sequence ATGGCGACCGACTCGGCCAGTACCCCGACGGCAACGAAGGAAGACTCCCCAGGTGTGTGGTCCGCCATCACCTTCTGGGGCGCGGTGCTGTGGATCCTCGCCTACTGCGGGGTGTTGCTCAGCGCCTTCGCCGTACAGCTCATCGGTGAGGAGTTCCCGTGCCCGCTGTGCATGCTGCAGCGGTACGCGATGATCCTGTGCACGCTGGGCGCATTGTGGATCGTGATGCAGGCACGACGGAATGAACTGACTGCGGCCCGCTACGCACAGGGTCTGGGCATGGGCATCATCGGCGCTGTCGTTGGGATGGTCATCTCGTCACGACAGGTTCTGCTCCACATCCTCCCGGGTGACCCCGGCTACGGTGATCCGATCCTGGGGTTGCACCTGTACACGTGGGCCCTGCTCACCTTTGTCATCGTGATCCTGTACTGCGGTGTCGCCCTGATGCTGACAACCCGGGCCGTACCGCGTGCCCCACGCGAGGGGTCGGTCCTGCGGACAGTCTCGACGATTGTCATCTGGCTGTTCCTGCTGGTGCTGGCCGCGAATGTCGTCGGCATTGTGCTGTTGGAGGGATTCGCCTGGGTGCTGCCCGACGATCCCGACAGTTACAACCTGATCGACCAACTGGCGGGGTCTTGA
- a CDS encoding TOBE domain-containing protein, with protein MPQLRIRDAAAFLGVSDDTLRRLIDIGSLTADVDGSGRKVIDGLELARYARERATPPPDPLGVFSSARNRFVGLVTDIKRDAVMAQVEMQCGPYRVVSLMSAEAVDDLGLELGSVAVAVVKSTTVIVETKGNSA; from the coding sequence ATGCCGCAACTGCGTATTCGCGATGCAGCCGCCTTTCTGGGTGTCTCGGACGACACACTGCGGCGGTTGATCGACATCGGAAGCCTGACGGCCGATGTCGATGGGTCAGGACGCAAAGTCATCGACGGGCTCGAACTGGCTCGATACGCGCGCGAACGCGCGACTCCCCCACCCGATCCGCTGGGAGTCTTCAGTTCAGCCCGGAACCGTTTCGTCGGGCTCGTCACCGACATCAAGCGCGATGCGGTGATGGCCCAGGTTGAAATGCAATGCGGCCCCTACCGAGTCGTGTCCTTGATGTCGGCCGAAGCCGTCGACGACTTGGGCCTCGAACTCGGATCCGTCGCGGTCGCGGTCGTGAAATCGACCACCGTCATCGTCGAGACCAAAGGCAACAGCGCGTGA
- a CDS encoding FAD-binding oxidoreductase — MTFTPRLNRFAAWGAQGPDPVSTAERDLIAQVARHRFGVDHAPRPAVEPAAVVLRDPRVPIPDGLSSCMTTARADRLAHAWGKSFPDLARAFLGLAPHSPDAVAYPRDETDIERVLEWASESRVAVIPYGGGSSVVGGVTPDIDDDYTGSISLDLQRLDQVLEVDPVSRAARVQAGVLGPALADQLRPHELALRHYPQSYQFSSVGGWIATRAGGHYATGPTHIDDFVESLRMVSPAGVWQSRRLPASGAGPDPDRILLGSEGTLGVITEAWLRLQPRPTYRARATAQFDSLPAAVAAVRAIAQSGLQPSNLRLLDRVEALNSLVADGTHEVLVMGFESADHDVSPALARALECCRDHHGTSMGSTDSDKERSESAADSWRDSFTRMPFYRDVLMSYGIVSETFETAVTWDRFFDLYDAVSTSVGAALSAEGLTPASVSCRFTHVYPDGVAPYFTVLARGTPGELDRQWWPVKQAAGEAIESAGGTITHHHAVGRDHVPWYRRERPGPFGAAMRSLRAELDPVGIMNPRVLGW, encoded by the coding sequence ATGACCTTCACGCCACGCCTGAACCGATTCGCGGCCTGGGGCGCGCAAGGACCGGATCCGGTGAGCACCGCCGAGCGGGACCTGATCGCACAGGTCGCCCGGCACCGGTTCGGCGTCGACCACGCCCCGCGGCCCGCGGTGGAACCCGCCGCCGTCGTATTGCGCGACCCGCGAGTACCAATACCTGACGGACTGAGCTCCTGCATGACCACCGCCCGGGCTGATCGCCTCGCGCACGCGTGGGGCAAGTCGTTCCCCGACCTCGCCCGCGCGTTCCTCGGTCTCGCGCCCCACAGCCCGGATGCGGTCGCCTACCCCCGTGACGAGACGGACATCGAGCGGGTCCTGGAGTGGGCGTCGGAGAGCCGGGTGGCGGTGATTCCCTACGGTGGTGGTTCGTCAGTGGTCGGTGGTGTGACCCCGGACATCGACGACGACTACACGGGCTCGATCTCGCTGGACCTGCAGCGCCTCGACCAGGTGCTCGAGGTGGACCCTGTGTCGCGGGCAGCACGCGTGCAGGCCGGTGTCCTGGGGCCGGCGCTCGCTGATCAACTGCGCCCCCATGAACTTGCGCTGCGCCACTATCCGCAGAGCTACCAGTTCTCGTCGGTGGGTGGGTGGATCGCGACCCGCGCCGGCGGTCACTACGCGACCGGTCCCACTCACATCGACGATTTCGTGGAGTCACTGCGGATGGTGTCACCGGCCGGCGTATGGCAGTCTCGCCGCCTTCCGGCCTCGGGCGCCGGTCCCGACCCGGATCGCATCCTGCTCGGGTCGGAGGGGACGCTGGGCGTCATTACCGAGGCATGGCTGCGGCTGCAGCCACGCCCGACCTATCGAGCCCGGGCCACGGCTCAGTTCGATTCGTTGCCGGCCGCGGTGGCGGCGGTACGAGCGATCGCCCAGTCCGGGCTGCAGCCCAGCAACCTCCGGTTGCTGGACCGCGTCGAGGCACTCAACTCGCTGGTGGCCGACGGCACCCACGAGGTGCTGGTCATGGGGTTCGAGTCCGCGGACCACGACGTCAGCCCCGCGCTGGCCAGGGCACTGGAATGCTGCCGCGACCATCACGGCACCTCGATGGGGAGCACAGACAGCGACAAAGAACGATCCGAATCCGCCGCCGATTCCTGGCGGGACAGCTTCACGCGCATGCCGTTCTACCGAGATGTGCTCATGTCGTATGGCATCGTGTCCGAGACCTTCGAGACCGCCGTCACCTGGGACCGGTTCTTCGACTTGTACGACGCGGTGTCCACGTCAGTGGGGGCGGCACTGTCGGCGGAGGGTCTCACTCCCGCGAGCGTGTCCTGCCGCTTCACACATGTGTATCCCGATGGTGTAGCGCCCTACTTCACGGTTCTGGCGCGTGGAACACCGGGCGAACTGGATCGGCAGTGGTGGCCCGTGAAACAGGCGGCGGGCGAAGCGATCGAGTCGGCCGGTGGAACGATCACACATCATCACGCGGTCGGGCGCGACCATGTCCCGTGGTATCGCCGCGAACGACCAGGACCTTTCGGGGCGGCCATGCGCAGTCTGCGGGCCGAGCTCGACCCCGTCGGCATCATGAACCCCCGAGTCCTCGGCTGGTGA
- a CDS encoding serine hydrolase domain-containing protein, whose protein sequence is MKRFRPRPVVAAALVAAASLLIPTGAGAAPEDYSGDMWFDTNGLTSTQVTELNDGLEAALGDVPGGVTAGLWVGNKGYWVGAVGEADIKKGAPMRPELQVPIGSVTKTLTGTIVLQQVQRGRLRLGDPMSKWFPTFPKADQITIAMLLNMSSGIADYVNGNIARLTAQQRAHPKRRVSPGTMIWGAARMPRDFEVPGSQFAYSNTNTIILGRILEKSTGKSYNRLLKKRILEPLGMYRSFLDMSGDLWPRHAQTYSTMYGEIHGSPPLLRTTNWSLSMGWSAGGLASTVADLRTWAEAMGTGQGVLKRATHRSRSGDCVVSGTNGVLNQEYCLGVAVLREVSSGDVVSYWHNGTMLGATSYVAYYPRTKAILVVQSNQDAQYGPSDLTIPDQFFGAVLQEVPELLGLAYPT, encoded by the coding sequence ATGAAGCGTTTCCGACCTCGTCCCGTCGTCGCAGCCGCACTGGTCGCAGCCGCGTCCCTGCTCATCCCCACAGGGGCTGGAGCGGCGCCGGAGGATTACTCCGGTGACATGTGGTTCGACACCAACGGCCTCACCTCCACCCAGGTGACCGAACTCAATGACGGCCTCGAGGCCGCGCTGGGCGATGTGCCGGGGGGCGTGACCGCGGGCCTGTGGGTGGGCAACAAGGGTTACTGGGTGGGTGCGGTCGGTGAGGCGGACATCAAGAAGGGCGCGCCGATGCGCCCGGAGTTGCAGGTGCCCATCGGTTCGGTGACCAAGACGCTGACCGGGACCATCGTGCTGCAACAGGTTCAGCGTGGTCGGCTCCGACTCGGTGATCCGATGTCGAAATGGTTCCCGACGTTCCCCAAGGCCGATCAGATCACGATCGCGATGCTGCTGAACATGTCCTCGGGTATCGCTGACTACGTCAACGGCAACATCGCACGCCTGACGGCGCAGCAGCGCGCTCACCCGAAGAGGCGGGTGTCGCCCGGCACCATGATCTGGGGCGCCGCACGAATGCCACGCGACTTCGAGGTACCCGGATCGCAGTTCGCCTACTCGAACACCAACACCATCATCTTGGGCCGCATCCTCGAGAAGAGCACCGGCAAGTCCTACAACCGACTGTTGAAGAAGCGGATCCTGGAGCCGCTCGGCATGTACCGCAGTTTCCTGGACATGTCCGGCGACCTGTGGCCCCGGCACGCCCAGACCTACTCCACGATGTACGGCGAGATCCACGGCAGCCCGCCGCTGCTGCGCACGACCAACTGGTCGCTGTCGATGGGTTGGTCGGCCGGCGGGCTCGCCTCCACCGTTGCCGATCTGCGCACCTGGGCAGAGGCCATGGGGACGGGACAGGGGGTCCTGAAGCGCGCCACTCACCGGAGCCGCAGCGGTGACTGCGTTGTCAGCGGCACCAACGGGGTGCTCAACCAGGAGTACTGCCTGGGCGTCGCGGTGCTTCGTGAGGTGAGCAGTGGTGACGTGGTCTCGTACTGGCATAACGGCACCATGCTCGGCGCGACGAGCTATGTGGCCTACTACCCGCGTACCAAGGCCATCCTGGTCGTGCAGTCGAATCAGGACGCACAATACGGTCCGTCGGATTTGACGATCCCCGACCAGTTCTTCGGAGCCGTGTTGCAGGAGGTTCCCGAGTTGTTGGGATTGGCTTATCCGACCTGA
- a CDS encoding serine hydrolase domain-containing protein, with amino-acid sequence MIRRLAALGVVAALGLVAGCTTQPEAQDAAMLPAETTAAVTTELQQTLEKYGAPGGVVAVCVPGYQEWSVAEGVADTETDTAMTTDLVWPLRSITKSFTVTLLLQLADEGKLSLDDPISKYVPDVPNGDRITLRQLADMTSGVPEYTTDALVEDMSKDSAQAFTTEELIAYALAEPAQFPPGKKAVYVNTSTLLLGEVVEEVTGQPFDQVLSERILVPLGLTATRYVTTPDDWSGPHATGYQPGAKGKLQASFNNFTILGPAGAMTSTLPDLCRWGRALGAGELVSEQTQMERREGQPLDSGPEYDEYDVGMGELAGWIGHTGEGLGYTVLTMYNPDTGAVVAIGMNISNAKHHPPTKLMRAIAPVLDEVPPATS; translated from the coding sequence ATGATCAGGAGACTGGCGGCGCTGGGTGTCGTGGCTGCGTTGGGGTTGGTGGCAGGTTGTACGACGCAGCCGGAGGCTCAGGACGCTGCGATGCTGCCCGCTGAGACGACTGCGGCCGTGACGACTGAGTTGCAGCAGACCCTGGAGAAGTACGGAGCCCCCGGTGGTGTGGTGGCTGTGTGTGTGCCGGGATACCAGGAGTGGTCCGTCGCCGAAGGGGTTGCCGACACCGAGACGGACACCGCCATGACCACCGACCTCGTCTGGCCGCTGCGCAGCATCACGAAGTCGTTCACCGTGACCCTGCTGCTGCAACTCGCCGATGAAGGCAAACTGAGCCTGGACGATCCGATCAGCAAGTACGTACCCGATGTCCCGAATGGCGACCGCATCACGTTGCGCCAACTGGCCGACATGACATCCGGAGTGCCGGAGTACACCACTGACGCCCTGGTCGAGGACATGAGCAAGGACTCAGCGCAAGCCTTCACGACCGAGGAGCTCATCGCTTACGCACTCGCCGAGCCGGCGCAGTTCCCGCCCGGCAAGAAGGCCGTGTACGTCAACACATCGACACTGCTGCTCGGCGAAGTCGTCGAGGAAGTGACCGGGCAGCCGTTCGACCAAGTGCTCTCCGAGCGCATCTTGGTGCCTCTTGGCCTGACCGCGACGCGATATGTGACGACCCCCGATGACTGGAGCGGCCCCCATGCCACGGGATATCAGCCCGGTGCCAAGGGAAAGCTGCAGGCTTCGTTCAACAACTTCACCATCTTGGGACCAGCGGGGGCAATGACATCCACGCTGCCCGACCTGTGCCGCTGGGGCCGGGCACTCGGGGCCGGCGAGTTGGTGAGCGAGCAGACCCAGATGGAAAGGCGCGAGGGACAGCCGCTGGACTCGGGACCGGAGTACGACGAGTACGACGTCGGAATGGGCGAGCTCGCAGGTTGGATCGGGCACACGGGTGAGGGCCTCGGCTACACCGTCCTCACCATGTACAACCCGGACACGGGAGCTGTCGTGGCGATCGGAATGAACATCTCCAACGCGAAGCATCACCCGCCCACGAAACTCATGAGAGCCATAGCCCCGGTGTTGGATGAGGTCCCACCGGCCACCAGCTGA